The DNA region TCAACGCTTTTACAACCAGTTTATATCTGGGACCTGGGTTTAATAACATCACATATTTTCCAGTAATACCATTTGGTGTGTACTTTCCAATTAGTTCTCCCGATGCCTCGTCAACTATACTTAGAATAGGTTTTTCTGATCTAAATGGCTTTTCACCTTGCTTTGTAGAAGTTACCTCTCCACCTATCAACACCCCATTAATCTCTTCGCCATTCATATATATAACATATATATCTGACGCCCCAAATCCATCTTCTCGAATCGTTGAATAATAGCCTCGCCTCCCATCTGTAGACAATACAAAAAACAGGTCGTCCTGTACTGTGTTAATTGGGTACCCCAAGTTTTTAGGCTTAGACCAAGTTGTGTCTATCAAATTCGATTGAAAAATATCATGCCCTCCCATGTTCTCATGACCTGTAGAACTAAAAAACAGCTTCGATCCATCGGGATGGATAAAAGGGGACTCCTCATCACCAGATGTATTTATTGTTGGTCCTAAATTCGTTGCCAAACCCCAAGTGCCATTTGGAAGCAATTGAGTCTTATAAAGATCCATTCCTCCTTCACCTCCTATTCGATCGCTACAGAAATAAATAATTCTACCGTTTTCCGTTATTGTTGCGCCCGATTCTATGCCAGCAGATTTTATATCATTCCTATAAATTAATGGGCCTCCCCAGCCATTTCTATTTTGCCTAGCATAATAAAGGTCTCCTGATCCGTAATCGTTCGATTTATAAATAAACATTAACTGCCCATCGGGAGATATTCCAACTGCAGACTCATGTTTCGCAGAATTAATAAGGTGACCTAAATTTCTAGGTTTAGTCCATTCTCCATTCTCTTTTACCGATGAGTAAATATCCTCGAAATATAAACCGTCTAATCTATTCTCTGGACCTCTATTTGAAGGTCTTCTTGTCGTAAATAGCAGCATATTCTCATCCATAGAGAGCACTGGGCCATAGTCTGGGAACATGGTATTAACTTCTCCGCCTAAATTCTCAATCTTTACATTAACAGGGTTAGCTACAGCCGAGATAGCATATTTAGTTATGGCAATCTTGTGTTCTATTTCTTCAGTACTAAAATCTTTCACCCCTAACTCTGGATTCATCTCAAAATTCAAATATTCATTATAGCATTTAAGAGCATTGTCGAAATCCATGGTGGCATGATAAGCCAAGCCCAAATAAAAGAGAGCTTCTATATGACCTCCCTTCGTCGCGAATTGCAAGAATGGAATACAAATCTCTTTATCATTTTCTATAAGATACTTACAAACTCCTATTCTTAAATTAAGTTCTACTATAGAACTATCTAAAGAATAAGCTATCATATAAAACTTAAGAGCTCTTCTAAAATCGAGTTTATAATATGCCTTTTCTCCAGAAACTAAAGCTGGTCTTAAATCCACTTCCGAATATTGGGCATGGCTCACCTGAATCGTCAGAGCAAATGATAAAAGAAGGATAATAAAGTGCCTAAGCGTCATTTAATTACGTCTTTTCCTTTTCTTAAAGATAAATAATTAGATAAATAAACGTCCAAGGAAGACTCCTAGTAAGAGTCCTCAAATTTTAAATACAGGTTATTTACGAGATCCTAATAAAGAAGTTATTGTCGGACATGGATCTATTACACACCTTTCTAGGTACTTAAAAAATATTCTTGAATTTATAATTTTGTATTTTAGTGTCACAACATTCAAAAAACAAACATCATGAAATCTAAAATTCAATCACTGACCTCAGTTATTCTAACTTTTAGTATCCTATTTCTGGCAAGTTGTGAAAAAGCAGAAACCTTACCGAATACTCCTCCTAGTCTTCCTACAGAAGGTAGTTTCGTTTTAAACATGGATAACTTTTCGGATATCACTAAATCCATAGAACCAAAATCAAAAATAGCCACTATAGCAGCGGGATTAACAGTTCTGGTTTGGAATACTATCATGAATGTAACTTTAGTTGTTCCGGTAGCAGCTTTCAAAGAAGCGTTTAATCACGAAGGTAAGTGGGACGTAGATAAAGACGGTTATGTTTGGACATATGATGTAGTGAGTGGATCAAACACTTACGCATGTGAACTGGTTGGATCGGTGGCAGATGCAAGTAGTACTAATTGGGAAATGTATGTTTCAAAGAGTGATGGGTTTCAAAATGTATTGTGGTATGAAGGTACTGTGGCTAACGATCACTCCAGCGCTTCCTGGAAGATGAATAAAGATGGAGACGACCCAACGGCATATCTTGAAATCGGCTATTCTAAGACGGATGAGAACAATGCAACATTGAAATATAAGATTGTAGAAAGTACAGATTATGAGAATTCGTATATCGAATACACTATATCTGATGATGAAATGTACGATAGAAATTACGATGTGTACTCATCGAAGGAGGATGTATACGTTGATATCGTATGGCATAGTACTGAGAAATATGGATCATACACCAACTCCAATTCAAACGAAGGAAACACATTTTGCTGGAATGAATTAGGTGAAGACACTGATTGCGAATAGAGCACTCATATAATCATAAATATTGAAGCCAGAACTTACAATGTAAGTTCGGGCTTCATCTCAATGCAATGACGTGATTGCATTAATCAGGAAACGCTATTTTCAAATTCTCTAGGAGAGGTACTCTATTAAAGTCGTACTTAAAACAAACAATGTAAAAAAGGCTAGAGCCGTTTTTAATAAGATGTAATCTTTTTTGATTTTTTTCATATCCTCTAATTTCATATCACACTTTCAAATAATATGCCAAGAATGGTAAACGATATTTTAGAACACAAAAAAGGTGATTAGTCTTATGATACTAATCACCTTTTAAGTTCAGGTCAGCTTAGATTCTTTTTAATTCTGCAGAACTTCCGTTGACGTTTTTGGGTTCTTACTATATATATCCATCAAACTTGCCTTTCCCCTAGGAGGAATTGCATTTTTATTTCAATAAAAATTGAAATAATATGTATGCAGCTTAATATATGATAGTTACGCCTGAAAAAATTACCAAAATTTTATTTTGGTAGTAGCATACATACACATTCGGAGAAGGATAAAACCATGTTTAAACCGTGAAATATTGGTGTCTCCATAGATACGTTCTTGGTATCGTATTGGTAAATCGATCAATTTTAGATTTAATTTATAGGCTCCGAATATCAGATCAAAATCACCGAAAGGATCAAAATCCCCAAAGAACTTTTTGTTCTTTATCAGTTTCTCATAATCTGTTCTAAACATAACTTTGGTTCCACAAAGAGTATCTTTAATCGATGATTCCAACAACCAAGAGAATGCCATACTAAAGAACTTATTACCTAAGATATTCAAGAAGCGCATGGCGTCCTTCTCCATCGGATACACCAATCGACAACCATTTATGAATTCCCCTTTCCCAAAAGCTAGTGCGTCATAAAATTTCGGAAGTTCTTCTGGAGGCATAGTTAAATCCGCATCTAATATCATTAAGATATCTCCAGTGGCAGCTCGATATCCTTTTCGTACTGCATCGCCTTTTCCCTTTCCTTCCTGTTGCATAATTTTTATATCATGCGTATCGGCATATTTAGATTGTATCTCCTTTATCTTTTCCCATGTGTCGTCGGTAGAATTACCCTCAACAAATATGATCTCTATATGTTTCCCGAATTGAGGCATTCTTAATATTGCATCCTCAATATTTCCGCTCTCATTTCTAGCGGGAATTACAATCGTTGAGCTATATCTGTTCTCAAAATCAGCATCGTCAATTATTGGACGTGAAATGATGTAATTATTTAAACAAAGATTATTTAGTAAAGGAAGTCGAGCAAAGAATTTATTAGCAAACCAGGAGATTACAGGAATATTTATGGGAATCAACACGCCTTTAGCCGATCTGTAAGATTCAAAACCGGTTAGATGCAGCATATTCCGTATATCATTTGGTGTAAGCCAACTCGATTCTGGTGCCTTCTTCTTCAACCTTAATAATTCACCCAAACGAACTATTGGATACCAAAAATAATTCGGACTTGTGATAAAAATTTTAGTCCGTGGATGGCATACTCTCTTCACAGAATTCAAAACATCGATTACATTATCGAATATGCTAACTACATTGCTTAGTACAATGACGTCGTACTTATTATCCAATTGAATATTTTCTGCATCCATTACATGAAACTCAATATCTGGATGAAGTTCTTTTGCGACATCAATCATATTCTCGCTAAAGTCTATCCCCGTTTTATTGATACCCTTTAGAATTGACAGCGTATCTCCTGTACCACATCCTATCTCTAAAACAGAATCGTCTTCATGAATAAAGT from Flavobacteriales bacterium includes:
- a CDS encoding glycosyltransferase; this encodes MYRYYWSMIAHYHNYFIHEDDSVLEIGCGTGDTLSILKGINKTGIDFSENMIDVAKELHPDIEFHVMDAENIQLDNKYDVIVLSNVVSIFDNVIDVLNSVKRVCHPRTKIFITSPNYFWYPIVRLGELLRLKKKAPESSWLTPNDIRNMLHLTGFESYRSAKGVLIPINIPVISWFANKFFARLPLLNNLCLNNYIISRPIIDDADFENRYSSTIVIPARNESGNIEDAILRMPQFGKHIEIIFVEGNSTDDTWEKIKEIQSKYADTHDIKIMQQEGKGKGDAVRKGYRAATGDILMILDADLTMPPEELPKFYDALAFGKGEFINGCRLVYPMEKDAMRFLNILGNKFFSMAFSWLLESSIKDTLCGTKVMFRTDYEKLIKNKKFFGDFDPFGDFDLIFGAYKLNLKLIDLPIRYQERIYGDTNISRFKHGFILLRMCMYATTKIKFW
- a CDS encoding PD40 domain-containing protein codes for the protein MTLRHFIILLLSFALTIQVSHAQYSEVDLRPALVSGEKAYYKLDFRRALKFYMIAYSLDSSIVELNLRIGVCKYLIENDKEICIPFLQFATKGGHIEALFYLGLAYHATMDFDNALKCYNEYLNFEMNPELGVKDFSTEEIEHKIAITKYAISAVANPVNVKIENLGGEVNTMFPDYGPVLSMDENMLLFTTRRPSNRGPENRLDGLYFEDIYSSVKENGEWTKPRNLGHLINSAKHESAVGISPDGQLMFIYKSNDYGSGDLYYARQNRNGWGGPLIYRNDIKSAGIESGATITENGRIIYFCSDRIGGEGGMDLYKTQLLPNGTWGLATNLGPTINTSGDEESPFIHPDGSKLFFSSTGHENMGGHDIFQSNLIDTTWSKPKNLGYPINTVQDDLFFVLSTDGRRGYYSTIREDGFGASDIYVIYMNGEEINGVLIGGEVTSTKQGEKPFRSEKPILSIVDEASGELIGKYTPNGITGKYVMLLNPGPRYKLVVKALNHKTYIDTFEFKNTGGFQEIMKNIKLEYIAATEPEPEPIPEPIVIPEPEPEIIPEYEEDEIFSNLSWYGLVTDSKTKDGLGGVRVQIVDQSTGEAFTFITIDTGEFVKSIGDKKKDEKAMYSVELSKEGYFTKSLNVEVVYKIDGKTKFSDLLDFSMDVEVKNLSDLVQINAIGFDVNKSDIRQDAAIELDKIVKIMTDYKEMVVELGSHTDCRGSEKYNMKLSDKRAKASANYISGKITDPDRITGIGYGESELVNDCGCEGKVKSDCTDEQHAENRRTTFQVVSTGSDLLKVDSDKEPKEITPEIEVGE